A DNA window from Choristoneura fumiferana chromosome 2, NRCan_CFum_1, whole genome shotgun sequence contains the following coding sequences:
- the LOC141441302 gene encoding neurotrimin-like isoform X3, with amino-acid sequence MAVQGFAGEVIGFFLAVAFCIICPEYVSSAQRELGKGPANASATAPPAGSADNAIRGASDPRPTPRTGPYFDPVASKNVTALLGKTAYLNCRVKNLGNKTINMQVSWVRHRDIHLLTVGRYTYTSDQRFRAIHLPHTEDWTLQIKYPQHRDSGIYECQISTTPHMSHFIHLNVVEPTTEIIGGPDLYIDRGSTINLTCVVLYSPEPPAYIFWNHNDAIISYDSPRGGVSVVTEKGETTTSFLLIQQARPSDSGTYQCNPSNAQSKSIVVHVLNGEYPAAMQRGGQAFAPTSPTHCLVLVACLFIALS; translated from the exons TATCGTCGGCCCAACGCGAGCTCGGCAAGGGCCCAGCGAACGCTTCGGCGACGGCCCCACCGGCCGGCTCAGCGGACAACGCCATCCGCGGCGCCTCCGACCCGCGCCCCACCCCCCGCACCGGCCCATACTTCGACCCGGTCGCTTCCAAGAACGTCACTGCGCTCCTCGGGAAGACTGCGTACCTGAACTGCCGGGTCAAAAATTTGGGGAATAAAACG ATAAATATGCAAGTCTCGTGGGTGAGGCACAGAGACATACACTTGCTGACTGTCGGCCGCTATACGTATACGAGTGACCAACGTTTCAGAGCCATACATCTACCACATACAGAGGATTGGACTCTACAG atCAAGTACCCACAGCATAGAGACTCTGGTATATACGAGTGTCAAATATCGACGACGCCTCATATGAGCCATTTTATACACTTAAATGTCGTAG AGCCCACCACGGAGATTATTGGTGGTCCTGATCTATACATCGACCGAGGCAGTACAATAAACCTGACTTGCGTTGTATTGTACTCGCCTGAACCACCTGCGTATATATTCTGGAATCACAATGATGCG ATCATAAGTTACGACTCCCCCCGAGGTGGGGTGTCAGTGGTGACCGAGAAGGGAGAAACTACAACTTCCTTCCTGCTCATACAGCAGGCCAGGCCGTCAGATTCTGGGACCTATCAGTGCAACCCGAGCAATGCACAATCCAAAAGTATCGTTGTGCATGTGCTTAATG GTGAGTATCCCGCGGCCATGCAGCGAGGCGGGCAAGCCTTCGCACCGACCTCACCCACGCACTGCCTCGTGCTGGTAGCCTGCCTCTTCATAGCGCTGTCCTGA
- the LOC141441302 gene encoding neurotrimin-like isoform X2, with protein MAVQGFAGEVIGFFLAVAFCIICPEYVSSAQRELGKGPANASATAPPAGSADNAIRGASDPRPTPRTGPYFDPVASKNVTALLGKTAYLNCRVKNLGNKTINMQVSWVRHRDIHLLTVGRYTYTSDQRFRAIHLPHTEDWTLQIKYPQHRDSGIYECQISTTPHMSHFIHLNVVEPTTEIIGGPDLYIDRGSTINLTCVVLYSPEPPAYIFWNHNDAIISYDSPRGGVSVVTEKGETTTSFLLIQQARPSDSGTYQCNPSNAQSKSIVVHVLNANSIFPLSGEYPAAMQRGGQAFAPTSPTHCLVLVACLFIALS; from the exons TATCGTCGGCCCAACGCGAGCTCGGCAAGGGCCCAGCGAACGCTTCGGCGACGGCCCCACCGGCCGGCTCAGCGGACAACGCCATCCGCGGCGCCTCCGACCCGCGCCCCACCCCCCGCACCGGCCCATACTTCGACCCGGTCGCTTCCAAGAACGTCACTGCGCTCCTCGGGAAGACTGCGTACCTGAACTGCCGGGTCAAAAATTTGGGGAATAAAACG ATAAATATGCAAGTCTCGTGGGTGAGGCACAGAGACATACACTTGCTGACTGTCGGCCGCTATACGTATACGAGTGACCAACGTTTCAGAGCCATACATCTACCACATACAGAGGATTGGACTCTACAG atCAAGTACCCACAGCATAGAGACTCTGGTATATACGAGTGTCAAATATCGACGACGCCTCATATGAGCCATTTTATACACTTAAATGTCGTAG AGCCCACCACGGAGATTATTGGTGGTCCTGATCTATACATCGACCGAGGCAGTACAATAAACCTGACTTGCGTTGTATTGTACTCGCCTGAACCACCTGCGTATATATTCTGGAATCACAATGATGCG ATCATAAGTTACGACTCCCCCCGAGGTGGGGTGTCAGTGGTGACCGAGAAGGGAGAAACTACAACTTCCTTCCTGCTCATACAGCAGGCCAGGCCGTCAGATTCTGGGACCTATCAGTGCAACCCGAGCAATGCACAATCCAAAAGTATCGTTGTGCATGTGCTTAATG CAAATTCGATTTTTCCTTTATCAGGTGAGTATCCCGCGGCCATGCAGCGAGGCGGGCAAGCCTTCGCACCGACCTCACCCACGCACTGCCTCGTGCTGGTAGCCTGCCTCTTCATAGCGCTGTCCTGA
- the LOC141441302 gene encoding neurotrimin-like isoform X1 has protein sequence MAVQGFAGEVIGFFLAVAFCIICPEYVSSAQRELGKGPANASATAPPAGSADNAIRGASDPRPTPRTGPYFDPVASKNVTALLGKTAYLNCRVKNLGNKTINMQVSWVRHRDIHLLTVGRYTYTSDQRFRAIHLPHTEDWTLQIKYPQHRDSGIYECQISTTPHMSHFIHLNVVEPTTEIIGGPDLYIDRGSTINLTCVVLYSPEPPAYIFWNHNDAIISYDSPRGGVSVVTEKGETTTSFLLIQQARPSDSGTYQCNPSNAQSKSIVVHVLNEANSIFPLSGEYPAAMQRGGQAFAPTSPTHCLVLVACLFIALS, from the exons TATCGTCGGCCCAACGCGAGCTCGGCAAGGGCCCAGCGAACGCTTCGGCGACGGCCCCACCGGCCGGCTCAGCGGACAACGCCATCCGCGGCGCCTCCGACCCGCGCCCCACCCCCCGCACCGGCCCATACTTCGACCCGGTCGCTTCCAAGAACGTCACTGCGCTCCTCGGGAAGACTGCGTACCTGAACTGCCGGGTCAAAAATTTGGGGAATAAAACG ATAAATATGCAAGTCTCGTGGGTGAGGCACAGAGACATACACTTGCTGACTGTCGGCCGCTATACGTATACGAGTGACCAACGTTTCAGAGCCATACATCTACCACATACAGAGGATTGGACTCTACAG atCAAGTACCCACAGCATAGAGACTCTGGTATATACGAGTGTCAAATATCGACGACGCCTCATATGAGCCATTTTATACACTTAAATGTCGTAG AGCCCACCACGGAGATTATTGGTGGTCCTGATCTATACATCGACCGAGGCAGTACAATAAACCTGACTTGCGTTGTATTGTACTCGCCTGAACCACCTGCGTATATATTCTGGAATCACAATGATGCG ATCATAAGTTACGACTCCCCCCGAGGTGGGGTGTCAGTGGTGACCGAGAAGGGAGAAACTACAACTTCCTTCCTGCTCATACAGCAGGCCAGGCCGTCAGATTCTGGGACCTATCAGTGCAACCCGAGCAATGCACAATCCAAAAGTATCGTTGTGCATGTGCTTAATG AAGCAAATTCGATTTTTCCTTTATCAGGTGAGTATCCCGCGGCCATGCAGCGAGGCGGGCAAGCCTTCGCACCGACCTCACCCACGCACTGCCTCGTGCTGGTAGCCTGCCTCTTCATAGCGCTGTCCTGA